The nucleotide window ATTCCTTATCGATAAGACTGTGTATTGATATTTGCCTATCTTGTATCGATAAGATCCCCTGGTGGTGGGGTCAAGGGACTCTTGATTTTGGCCCGCCGAGTCACTGAGGGTGAGAACATATGATATGAGAGCTGAGAGGGTCGCAGGACTGTCTACAGGAGCCTTTGAAATACTGTACCTAAACGGTCGCATACAATAGCACTTTCTGCCAGATTCCTCGCGTTTGCATCATCTTCCGCAACCCTCGTTCCATCGAGTCGCAATGGGAGCTGGAATGGTCGAGCTTGACGCCCATGAGCAGCCGTCGGAGGCGATGCGGGCACTATGGAAAGGCTATTCGAAAGCAGATCAAAAGGAACTCATAAATGGGGATTCAATCGATGACCCCAGGTCAGCCGAACAAGCTGAAAAATTCTCAGTGGCCGGGAAGATTTCGGTTGAACAGCTCGGCACTGCTTTCTCTCACATAACTTCAACCGCCGTTGAAGCATCGTCACTCCAAGAGGTTCCCATTCTCTACCACCCACTTCTGCCAGGTGCGTGGTTTATTCTGGAGTTATGTTTCAAGGTGACTGGTTTACTGACCGTCCCAGGGCTTCTTATCGTACCGAACCTAGTGCCCCCCGAAGTTCAGAAGACTCTCCTTTCGCAGATGATCAACCGGGATCTTAGCGTCCCGACACATCAGACAAATCTTCACCTTCACTACGACCTGCCTTACCCGAAAGCTACAGATGGGTCTCCCGAGTCTTTCTTCTCATATCCACCTGACCAAACACCCATCTTCACCCCTAAGGACCCCTCGGTTCACAAGCCCCTGTCCATCAAGCAAGTCATGGAGCGACGTCTCCATTGGGTtaccctcggcggccagtACGACTGGACGAACCGCATATATCCCGACGAGCGTCCTCCCCAGTTTCCTTCCGACATTGCTCAGTTCCTGGAGGCTGTTTTCCCCGAGACCCTCGCCCAagccgccatcgtcaacttCTACACGCCCGGCGACACAATGATGATGCACCGCGACGTCAGCGAGGAGACCGACAAGGGTCTCGTCAGTCTGAGCTTCGGTTGCGACGGCCTGTTCATGATTGCGCCGAACGAGCCCGAAAAGGTGTCCGATGAAGCAAAGGCTACTGGCAAAGAGTACCTCCTTCTCAGGCTGCGCTCCGGCGACGCCATCTACATGACCAAGGACTCCAGATTTGCGTGGCATGGCGTGCCCAAGGTCATGAAGGGGACATGTCCAGACTATCTAGCCGACTGGCCGGCGCAGGATGGCAAGTACGAGGAATGGAAAGGCTGGATGCAGAACAAGCGGATCAATCTCAATGTGAGGCAGATGAGGGACTGATGGTGAGCATGAAACACTGGCTGCATATTGGGAGCGTCTCATTCAAGTTACTTTGGAAATACCATGAACCTCTTTTTTCACCAAGCTCTTCTCGTCAAGAAGAATACTTCCGATTTGATTTGGCCTCGTATTTCTCTAATAGCCTGGGAGAAACTAGCCCTAATGCCGGCTTTGCATCTTCTGGTTAGCATCCGACCACTCTGTAACAACACGTATGTCGGAAACAAAGAGACAGTACATCCTCCGATCATGAAGCGAATCAAAACAAGAAGCCTGAAGAATTTGGAAGAGTGGGACACCAAGATAGTCGTGGTCCTTGTCATTGTTTTCAGAGCTTTTTTGCCGACTTGCAACGACGTCTTCCCCGAGATTTAATCAAGTCTGCAGCCTGAAATAGCGTTAGTATACACAGCATTGCCGATAACAACTCTTCAAACTACTCACCTTCTCGGCAACGGCATAAACGGTCTGTTGCGTGTAAGCACCTGGCAGGTCAGGCTGTATGCTGGCATCCACGACACTCAACCTCTTAACCCCGTACACCAGCAACTTCTCGTCAACGACACCGCCAAGCTCCCTTGGCAGCATCGCCGCGGTGCCTACGGGGTGGAATGTGGTTGGACTGACCTGCGCCCTCACGGCCGCGCTTAGACCCTCGAAGCTTGTTACGTTCGCCCCGGGAACCGTCTCCTCCGGCGCGAACTGGATGAGACTCGTCTCGAGGAAGTACTTGCGCGTGAACCGGATGAACTCGACCTGGATGTCGATGTCTGTCGGGTTGCTCAGGGCGCGGTAGTCGACAACGGGGTCCTTAAAGAAGGGGTTCGAGGTGTCTATCTCAATGGTGCCGCGCGACATagggtggaggaggacgaagtTGCTCTCCGTGGGAGCGCCGCGGAGAAAGAGGTTGTAGAAGGCCGCGCCTCTGGAGCGCAACGCTGCGGCGTGCGCTTTCTGCTGAACCGCGtagccggcgatgacggtTGCGTCGGTCCCGGCGGGGAGATAAGCGGCCGGGTCTTGGGATTCATAGGCGGCCGTGATTTGTTCGAACGTGTCTGGGGCTATGAcagggaaggggaggaaggaggcTGCGTTACCCACACCTATGGTCAAGGGGCCTAGAGTCACAGACTTAGTTCTTCATTTCTACTTGTGAGGATGGAGAGAATACCTGTCCGGTTCGCTTCGAACTCAGATTGGGCGAGATCGATGAAGGTTTGGTTGTTCTCGAGGTCGGTCATGTCGGGATGGATGTTGAAGTTGGTGACTGCGGGATATCAGCATATGTACGTCCATTTTACATCTACGTCTTACACCTGAATGTAGCTCCGGCACCAACTGGGTGGTCTTGGAAGTTTTGTCCAACGCCAGGgagatcgacgacgacatcgatCCCGGCAGCCTCGAGTAGGCTCTTGGGACCAACGCCACTGCGCTGGAGAAGTTGAGGAGTGCGGATGGCTCCGGTAGCAATGACAACCTCTTTCTTTGCTTTCACGGTCCGCGCACCCTCGGTAGTGGTAGAATTAGCCCCAACGAATGAGACACCCACCGCCGTCTCGCCATCGAAGAGAACTCTCAAAACCCTTTGACCAGTGATGGTCTCATAGTTGTCTCGCGCAGCCTCTATTCCGTCCCAGTGACCCTTCCTGGCCATTGATCTGGTCCTGGTCACAGGGTCAGATGACAGAGGATACCAGAAGACTCCAGGCTCGCCAGCGCCCGAGTCTGGGGGAAGGTCGACTCCCTCGATCTCGGCAAAGGCCGCCACTTCGTGCTCTACAAGATTCCGTTAGATGCTGCTGTATGAAGACATGAGAATGGATTGGAATACTCAGCATTGGCCAATGAAAGGTAGGGAACGAAGCATGGATGCCGGATGTGTTCCCCAGAAGCTTTCGTCGTACTTGATATCGAACTGTTCGACCAGCTcaggggtgggggggtggAAGTTCCATGCCTGAAACACCGTTAGCAAGGTCGATATTCTTTAGATGCAGAAGTCTCGTTTTACCTTTTTGAAATAGGGTAGTATACCATCCCAGCTCCATTCGGAGTTGTCACTGAAGTAGGATCCCCATCTGTTGTAGTCCTCCTTTTGACCTCGGTGGACCTGCATAGCATTGACTCCGGTTGAGCCGCCAAGCATGAGGCCATGAACCACACCGAAGCTTCGGCCGTTAAGGCCCTCTTGGGGTGCAGAAGGGAAGCGTAAGGAGAGGGTCGGATCGCGATAGCCTGCCAATCCTCCTGCAACGAGGTTCAACGCAGTCGAATTAACTACAGGAGAGCATCAACTGGGTGTTCTTGAATTACGGAGTAACGAAGCGGTCTATGGAAGCAAAATAGACTCACCAAACACACCCAACTCAATCACCAGCACGGTGTCTACCCGTAAGAGTTCCTTCAGCAAACCAAACTCAAAGCTTTCAAGCCTCTTTCTGTGAAAGAACTTACGCTCGCCGCTCTCGGTGAGCCGGTCAGCAACGGTGAGACCGGACGTCCCTCCGCCAACGATGATGTAGTCGTACTCGGCTTTGACATCCATAGCTCTCGGCAATATCTTCGTATGGGCGATGGAACCAAGGACACTGAGGGCCGAGGTACCCACAGTGCTCAAGGCCAATGCAGCCGCGACGGCCAAAAGAGGTGAAGTCTTGGACATTGCAGGCACCCACTTTGAGCTTATGATGCAGAGAAAGACAGAAGGACTCGATGGCAGTAACTTTGCGGAGGTTGCTCAGGGACATCGTCCTATTTGCCGATATATATACCTTTCCATACCCTATGCTTTTCGCGCGGGCAGCTACATGATGCCGACGGGGCACATCTGCGCCGAGCACCTCTTATGCGCCTCCCTCTCACCAATTGTCGACCTCCCGCAGGAAGCTGCATTACTTACGGGCAGAGAACCATGGCTCTTGTGGTGTTCCAATGATCCAGCTTTCGATAACGTATGCCTGTAGTCACATCCATCTTCTCATGACCAATTGGATCCGGTAAAATGGTATCGGAAGGCAAGGTTTTGCCACAAGTCTCAAACTAAGATGTTTCGTGGCACACTGAACCTGTCTCATTGAATCATCATTATATCCTGCGTCTTCATTTCAAACCATCGCAACTTGCTTCTCATTCCGATCAATGCCATCATGTTCTTCGAGGTGACGAGCAAAAGACTCGAATGGGGCTTGATAACTTGCATTTCCACCGTAAAGGAAGTTATCTGATGTCTTCTCAAGGAAAGTTGCCCCGCATCAGGCATGTTGAGCAATGAAGGAGGAGCTTGCAGTACTCTGCATGAATCCTTTCATCCGCCGTCTGCAAGAACAACACTGGCCACACTGCGGGTGAACGGGTTGCTGCAGCGTGGGAGTTCCTGGGCGCAGCTTCTCGACCGGGCGAAATGTGGGATGGACAAAGGGAGAGTATGAAAACGTTGAACGGTTATGCAAATCTCACCGGGTTGATGGCACCTGAGGTTGCATTCACCAGCTGCGCCGTTGACATGCATCGGGTCACGCCATATGCTTTCGTCCCTCGCCGGAGCGGGGAAGTTGACGAGCGTTCGGGATTCCTCTTGGACTGGCGTCTGCCTAATGTCCTACCTGTCACTTACTTACACGATTGACCGTTTCGGTGTTGGGAGGAGAATTGTGAACGGACTCCCATCTTCACCTCCGCGATTGCTGCCTTCTAGTCATGTAAATTCCTCTATTTTGTACATAGATACTCAAAAGACAGACGTGATTCCACTCAGCTTTCTTAGATAATGCTATCTAAAGTGTCTCTGAAGGACGAAGGGGGTAGAGGTATGGATGTCAAGCTCACACCAACTTCTGTCAATTGGACTTGGAAAGTTCGTTCTGTGTTCATCTGATGAGCCTTCAGGGCAAGTAGCTTGGTTGTTGTTTGAAGTTGATGAAGCCGAGCACCCGAACGACTCTGGTCCAAGGTAGCAAGAAAAGTATGACTACTCCTAAGGGAGTAGGGCACAAGGCAAACTCTCGCTCCTGCATTGACATGTTCATGTTGACGATGCTCACGGCCTTCAATCCGTCAACCGAATGTGAAATTCGCTCCGAGAAATACAGGTGCCACTTTGAAGATGCCGATCCTCACGAGAGGCTTCGAATCCCCTTACGATTGCAACTGAAAGAAAAACAGAAAAATCTGTGGAACTGCGACGATTCCACCGCGTGGGAAGGGTTCGAAATGGTTCTGATTGTGGTCActagcccccccccccccccccttgtctAGGTGTTGCCGACACCGACTCGAACGAGTCGATACTAACCGCACCGTGTGCAGTTGTGAagaaataaaataaaataaaaaccCTCACCAAACAACTCGCATATTCAGCATACGGTCTGTCTCTGCTAGCCCTCCTGCCTGGAAGTGAAGTGGAAACGAATCTAATCGACTCGACAACTCGACGGGGCAGTGGCTGTGCCTCGCCAGAGCCCCCTTTCCAGACCCTCCCCCATATGAGGGCCACTCTTTCGAGAACAACTTATTCTAGCGGTCAACTAGTCAATTAGTCAATTACTGGCGACACGGCCTCCGCTCGCCAATCTAGTGAAAAGCATGCCATGTCTGGAATTGGCTGGATTTCCTCTCCGTCACGCGAGCCAAGCTGTCAGTCTGCCTTGCCCGAAACCCTGACCAGATCAACCCAAACCGCCAAATACGAAAGACTAAACGGAACGTAGCTCACTGAATTAATCATCGGCTCGACCTCTACCTCGAACTGTTGGGCACCGCCGAATCTATCGGCGAGTCCAAGGGCCGGGCCCGCGGAATGGACTATGGAATTTAGACATGAAGTGAGCATCCCTGACCCTCCGCACGCCTAGTCGAACATGCGGAATGTATCATCACTCAAGTACTTCCGGAAAAGACATCGACTGCATCCCTGGCACGATGTTGCGCCTCGTGTGCCCCCGTGTACCAGTCACCGAAGGagtggaggagggcgagacTTCAGGGGTACTCCCCGCCAAGGGGCAGTGCCCCTTGCTTTCAcgatcagcagcagcatgacGATAGACTTTAGTACATAGGGTCACCGCCACGTAGACGGCCTCATGTGGATTGTCAAAATAAGTCTAGCTGAAAAATTGCATATGGTACCTCTGGGCCCCTACACCTCGACACCATCGGCCTCATGCGGCTTGTGGGCTGCTCATCCCGGGGGTATCACGAGCAGGAGAACAACTGAAGTAGAAAAAGCAGCAATGTGCAGGGGGGCAGGTCTATGTATAACACGAAAGATGCTACATTCAGAACATCCCTGCGGCTACCGCGGCAGACTTACTGTACAGTGAAGCCAGCGTTGACGGGGTAAGTCGCATACTCCCAAGGCACAGCCCTCTGGAGGAGCTGGTAATCGAAGCCATCACCCCCACCGCTCACGTACAGGAACTTTGTGAAAGCAGCCAACGCGTTGTAGGTGAAGGGCGTGTGGGCGGGGATGAAGACAACGTCGCCCTGGATCAGCGTCACGGCGTCGTATCCGTCAACGGCGATGTTCAGGGCACCCTCCTCAAGCTGGAAAGCCAGTGGCTGTGTCAAGTTCGCCTCATTGGCTGTCTGGTTCGACAGCAGGGGGCTCAGGGTGACGGTCCCCATTGTGAAGTTGCTCGCCGTTTGGTCGGCCGTGGCGAAGGGAGCGACAAGATGGTAGACGCCTCCGTCGGCGTTGAGGTACTTTGGCCCGCGGTTCTTGGCGATGAAGTTGGGCGTCACGGCGTCGGGAGCCAAGGGATTGGCGGCTGTGTGCCAGGCGTCTTCGTCACCCCCGGCGCTGCCGTTGACAAGGTCTCGGCGCGGGTTGAAGTCAAGCTGCGCATAGACGTCAAACGCTTCGAGGGCGGAGATCAGCTCCGGGTTGGAACCGGAGGAcccgttgacggcggcggggacgaaCTCGGCGCCCGTCGAGGAATTGAACTCAGAGTTCGCGATGGCAATGAACAGCTGCTCGAAACCGCCTGGCTGAATTACGCCGGTGAGCTGGGTGTCCGGGTCGGTGATCTGGAACGTGTGGACTGTGTCCTGGGGCACGGCACCGTAGTCACCCGGGGTGAGAACGCGGGCCTGCTCGTCGGTGTCGTTGGTCTTGGCCCAGAGCTGGATCTGGCCCTTGGTGCAATAGAAGTTCTCGTAGTGCGTCTTGTGGATGTGCGGGAGCACGCCGAGCTCGGAAGAGTCCGGGGCGTTGGTCTGCATGAGAGTAAAGGCGCCGGCCGAGGAGTTGCCGGTAACGGAAAAGCGGTAGACCTGCgccccgacggcgacagcaCGGCCAGAACCCTTACGAAGGACGTAGGGCTGCGAGACATCGGGTGCTTGATCGAGGATGAGAGTCTTGCCGGTGGTGTTGGTCTGCTTGAAGGAGTGGCCCTGGGGAGCCGCCGCTACGAGCGGGAGGCCAGCCGCGAGAGTCGAGAATCTCATGGtaacttggtggacttgaGGTTGGATTTGGACGTAGGTCAGAGAGTGGTCCTGGGGGGGATGCAGACAAGGTGAAGAGACAACAGACTGTATCCTGCATCCATGGGGAAGATCTTCACAACTTTATAGCATATACATCAGGAAATCACCTAGCATTACGGCCGGACATTTAGATCCTCGCTCGGTGTCCGAGCCGTTGCCCCCTTACCGGACCCCATCGCGGGATTTTCACTTGATGCCACTTCGGGCAGCGGATATTGCTTGTTTCTGGGCCAATCGAGCACAACGGACTTCCAGATTGAGTCGAAATACCGGTTGTTTCCGCTGACTAAAGCAGTTTACCGAAAGAAAAACGCGAAAGCGGCTTCTTTTTCGGCCCAGATCGTCTCCATCACATCCATCGGCCCGCTGTTCATCCCATGCAAAGAAACGAACGGCAAGGATCGCTGGCATCTCACATGCCTTAACATGAACCAGCTAAAGACGGCAACCGCGTAACAAGCAAATGAAAAGCGCCGAGAGGGAGTCCGAATGATACCAGACACTATAACCGTGGGTGATAGTGGGTTGGCGTGCGTATGTATCATGATGATTAGGAGTTGAATTCCACTCGAAGATGGGTCTTCCGAGCAAAGTTGACGTAGATAGGGTCGGAACTCCCGAACTTCCTGGTCCACGAGAACTTGTCAAGGGCTCTTTATCCACCCTGACTTCCTTGGCCCCACCCGGAAAATCCGGACTGATACAAGATATTGAATGGAGCAATATTGAGAGCAGTAAGATGACTTCTCAGGGGCAAGCTTCTTGTGGCCGCTATACTGGAAAGATGATGTCCGGTATCCCGCTCTCGATTTCATTTGTAACTAGTATTTTTTTTTGTAGCGTATGTACTTAGCGCTAGCCAAGCAGTCTGCCGATGACAACCACACTCGCAGTTGATGATGTGCTTCCCTATGCGGTTTTCCACTAGGTAAGTAAGGCCTTGCAATTTCGTACACCGGAAATACACGCCAGACCTTTTGCCGCGATGCCGTAGTGCAGCCTGTAACGATAGAAGGTCTGCGGAAGGCATTGAGGAGAATATGACAAGTCAGGAGGTGAGAAGGCCATTAAAGGGTCTATCGACCTCACGAGGCTTCTGTGATTGAGTTCGAATACCCAACCGCTCCCGTGAGCAATCAGTATGCTGCTGTTGAATCTTAGTCCAGTCTTTGACTCCTCATGGGGCTTTGGAGGCCGTTCTGAGAAGGGCGTTGCACTGCCCCGCCCTGGGAACCGGGAGCTTGTCATGTCGATTTGTCGCCCATCTTTTTTTCCAGAACGAGATGATCATCTTGCCTGGATGACTTACACATCGGAAACCCGATGCCAGCCGCCAATCTGAGCTACGCTGTGGGAGCTGGTGTACATGATGAGGTGGTGTTGTCGTTTTCGAGACCAAACGCGCCCTGCTGCAGTACCGGCAAGACGGACTTGGTTGCCGAATGACACGGATTTCTCCACTTGCTTCTGCGATGAAGCCCAGCTCAGTTGGGTCTGCGACCAGGCAAAGCGGCTGCGCCAATCTGTTGGGTTCGTGACGCTTGAGCCACGTCGTCAGAGACGGTCAAGAGGAAGGCGCTTGTTGGTTCACGAGGTACTTCCAGATGAGGCGGGTAAGGTAGCAGCCGACGTTTGGGCTTCCAAAGACGGTCAAGCTCTATGGGATATCTTAGAACGCCCACTCTGTGCCGAGGGTGGAATACTGTACCTTGCTTACAGCCTTGCTGCCTTGGATTAGAGTTGAGCCGTTCCAAAGGGGATTAATGAGTGGCAGTGTCATAACACCAACAGGGATCTAGCGCCTGGGGAAGACTGAAGAATCCCAGTTCCCTGGGacggcggggaggggggttcgTGCAAGGAACAGACAGAACCTTGTGTGTCGGGGCGTTTGCAGATCCTCAACGGTGTGGCTTTTCACGCGAAACTACCCCTGATGGGTTGTTCGTTGAAGGGGCTAGCATGACGCCTTGGAACCTTGTGATATCATGTCTTTCGCGGACGGGAGTCAGGTCTACCGTCCAACGAGTGGGCCTGACGGCGATGAATGTGAAGAAGCTGGTTGAAGTGCTGGCGACGGCGCTTGTGGACAGCGTTTGCTGGCGTGGCAGCTCGAAAGCAGCAGGAAAGCGGGTGATTCAAACGGCAAGTAGGGATCACAACTTACTCAAGCCAGTCCCTGGTGTATGTTTTGTCGTAAGTGCGGCTTTAGTGCTTGTTGGCGGCGAGACAGGGAATGCGGTTGCGTGGGATATACACGTCCGTACCCACGAAAACTGTATGTGGTAAACCGAGACACTTAGCTCCATGGTGCTCCCGTGTCCGGCTGTCAGACGCTGATGATAGTCATGGAAAAAACTGTGTGCCTTTCCACCATTGCTTCTCAAGAAATACGGATACTGATTCCAGGAATCAGAGAAAGCCCGCAGTCTGCCCTGTGGGTTTTCAGAGGGACTGTGCATGTCGCTCGGTGAGATACGTACCGGAGTATGACTAGAGCTAATCCAAATTGGGCTGAAGTCCCGCCTGAAGGCCAGGCAGCttgcctcctcttccccagCCCCATCTTGCCCAGGTCTGTTCCCAACTTTGCCATCTACGAACCCACCCCGCCCTGGTGTCTTCCTTCTAAACGCCAGGCATGGATTGAACTAGACGCAGTTGGCTGCACCATCCATCGCCAGTCACCTCATCCCCCCCACCCCAAGCGGTTGCATCTCACCAGTGACCACTCCGAACCCTGAGGCTGGCTGCGCGCGCTTGACTGTGCGTCCCTAAACCACCTGCCTACTAGCTTGGCCCTGGGGGGCTTTTGTGTACCAGGACTCATTCCTATCTCTCCGACTACCTATCCTATTCTGCCATCTGACTATCTCCGGAGGGGCAGTCTCGATTTTCCATTTCCCATGGACTACCTAGCAGCATCCATCCCCTTGCTCGTAGTGATCGAGCCTGTCATAAGCCCTGCGCATTCAAATAATTGACATATCTCCCCGCGACCGTTCACTGGCAATCAAGGCGACCAAGATCATTCATTCATCCACCGCGACAAGGCGGGCATTCGGTGCGCCGGAACACTCTCTCTTGGTCTCTGGTTTCGAGACCCAGCATCATAAAGCCTTCGAGTACCAGCTTCCTTTGCCCGAGATCATATTTCCAGTCCCATGGGGAGCTTATGCTCGAACCTTGAAAAGGACGATGCACCTGGCGAAAAGAATGGTCAGGGTAGAAGGGACGATAACCATACCACGCGACACTCCTCACCAAGACTGCGGAAGcctcctcatcatcaccgccgcccaggctCACCTTCACCCAACgctcaccatcgccgccaccgccaccaccagaCAGACAAAGAAATGGCTCAAGAAATGATCGAAGCCCACGACAAGATCATTGCAGGGACTGGCGGCGCGCTTACGCGCAACGGTCTCCAACGACATGGTCGGCAGATCACCATTCTCGACCAGGCccggacgaggtcggccaCTGCCAAAAAGATCCAAGATTCTGATGATTACTTCCGCCAGCGCATCGAGGTAATGAACCGCGAAAAGACCTTAGCATTCGACTTCCGTCTCACGGCTTTGGCCTCGCCCAAAGAGATCGAGGCCAACACCATTATCCAGATCATCAAGGCTGAGGACCAACGCTTGGTGTATGACGCGGCTGAGCCAAGACAAGGGTGGGGGGGTCAAAATCACCCGCGATTTCCTGCGGACCATTTTCTGTCAAACGTCCATCTGATCAACAAAACGAGACTGCTTGGTATTGCGATCAAGATGCCAAAAGGGGCACATCTACACATCCATTTCAATGCCTGTCTGCAGCCTCACGTTCTGCTTGGTATAGCCAAAAACATGGACCGGATGTTCATCACGAGCGATAGGCCCTTGCCTCCGAGTGAGGACGGCAGGACGGACGAAGAGGCACAAAACGCTCTTCACCTCTGTGAAATCCAGTTTTCTATTTTACCACCAGAAAAAGAGAACCCGGGCGACATATTCTCGCGGAACTACGTGAAACGCCAAACGATGAAGTACTCCCAGTTCCTCGTCGAGTTCCCCAAGCATCACAGCAACGCCGATCCGGAGGAGTGGCTCACAAGTAAACTCGTTTTCCACGAGAACGAGGCCCACAACGTCCTTCAGACGGTCCATGGAGCATGGGAGAAGTTCAATGGCCGGACACGCATGATGAAGGGGCTTTTCAACTACGAGAGCGCGTACCGAAAGTACACTCGGGGGATACTGGAGGATTTTGTTCGTGATAACATCCAATACGCCGAGATTCGGCCTAATTTCATGGAGACGAATCAGCTCTggaccgacgacggcactCGGCAAATCGACAACGTGGGAATCATGAACATAATCATTGAGGAATTTGACCGGTTTCAGCAAAGAACCAAGAACTCATTTGGCGGCTTGAAGGTCATTTACTGCACACCTCGGTCCTTCTCCAATGAGTCTGTCGCCTTTGCACTTGACGAGTGCCTGAGATTCAAGCAGAGGTGGCCCGAGTGGATTGCAGGTGAGTCTTGGGATCCGGAAACGATTGAGACGTGTAACTGACAACCCAGGCTTTGACCTAGTTGGCGAAGAATCCAAAGGGCGGCCTCTGCGAGACTTCATCTCAGAGTTCCTCGCGTTCAGAAAGAACTGCGATGAGGCTGGCCTCGATATTCCGTTTCTATTTCATTGTGGTGAGACGACGGAGATCGGCAACGACACAGACGGTAACCTCGTGGATGCGCTTCTTCTCAACTCGAAGCGCATTGGCCACGGCTTTGCGCTCGCCAGGCACCCATATATCATGGAGCACATGAAAAAAAGGGGCATTTGCCTTGAGGTGTGCCCCATCTCCAACGAAGAACTCGGCCTCACGCCGAGGATAACTGGGCATGCTATGTACAACCTCCTCGCGAACAACGTACACTGTACGCTGAACTCGGACAACGGAACTATATTTAGGTCAGACTCATTGTTTGGGCTGTGAACACAGTTCGACTAACCGCGAGGTGTAGATCAACCCTCTCTCACGATTTTTACCAAGCCATGGTTGGCAAGACGGATATGACACTTCACGGCTGGCGACAACTCATCGAATGGAGCCTAGAACACTCATGCATGTCCGAAGAAGAACTTGCCGTCGTGCGGGCGGACTGGGATAAGCGTTGGGAGAGCTTTCTGGACTGGGTCATTGCCGAATATGGTGATGTGCAGATGATGGAGCACGATGAGTCCAAGGCGTAACGGGGATGTCGAAGCGCCTGCACTTTTTGGGACAATGTTCACACGACTTGGGggccaccagcaccacgATGCATAAGTTCATACGCTCAATGATCAGTAAAAAGAGAGTTTCGCACCCGTTTACCTCCTAGGTGATCAATAGCTTGTTTCGGTGGATAGGGGACACTGGTTGTCACTATGTGGCCAAAGTCGGTCCGGCAAATGACCGAAGCGTTCGTCGGATTTAGCGCTTTTCAAGGCATCCTGCACATGCACCCTGGAAACTCTTGGTACGTGACTGCAGCCCAACAGAAGAAAGGTATGCACTAGTCACCGGCTTGATGCACATTGGCCAAGCTGTCCCAGGGCCCGAATTCTCGACCGAATCCCCGCCTTACTCTGTGCCAGCTACAAGAAGGGAGATAGTCCAAAA belongs to Colletotrichum higginsianum IMI 349063 chromosome 5, whole genome shotgun sequence and includes:
- a CDS encoding Alkylated DNA repair protein AlkB yields the protein MGAGMVELDAHEQPSEAMRALWKGYSKADQKELINGDSIDDPRSAEQAEKFSVAGKISVEQLGTAFSHITSTAVEASSLQEVPILYHPLLPGAWFILELCFKVTGLLTVPGLLIVPNLVPPEVQKTLLSQMINRDLSVPTHQTNLHLHYDLPYPKATDGSPESFFSYPPDQTPIFTPKDPSVHKPLSIKQVMERRLHWVTLGGQYDWTNRIYPDERPPQFPSDIAQFLEAVFPETLAQAAIVNFYTPGDTMMMHRDVSEETDKGLVSLSFGCDGLFMIAPNEPEKVSDEAKATGKEYLLLRLRSGDAIYMTKDSRFAWHGVPKVMKGTCPDYLADWPAQDGKYEEWKGWMQNKRINLNVRQMRD
- a CDS encoding Glucose oxidase, with product MSKTSPLLAVAAALALSTVGTSALSVLGSIAHTKILPRAMDVKAEYDYIIVGGGTSGLTVADRLTESGERKFFHRKRLESFEFGLLKELLRVDTVLVIELGVFVNSTALNLVAGGLAGYRDPTLSLRFPSAPQEGLNGRSFGVVHGLMLGGSTGVNAMQVHRGQKEDYNRWGSYFSDNSEWSWDGILPYFKKAWNFHPPTPELVEQFDIKYDESFWGTHPASMLQHEVAAFAEIEGVDLPPDSGAGEPGVFWYPLSSDPVTRTRSMARKGHWDGIEAARDNYETITGQRVLRVLFDGETAVGVSFVGANSTTTEGARTVKAKKEVVIATGAIRTPQLLQRSGVGPKSLLEAAGIDVVVDLPGVGQNFQDHPVGAGATFRFTNFNIHPDMTDLENNQTFIDLAQSEFEANRTGPLTIGVGNAASFLPFPVIAPDTFEQITAAYESQDPAAYLPAGTDATVIAGYAVQQKAHAAALRSRGAAFYNLFLRGAPTESNFVLLHPMSRGTIEIDTSNPFFKDPVVDYRALSNPTDIDIQVEFIRFTRKYFLETSLIQFAPEETVPGANVTSFEGLSAAVRAQVSPTTFHPVGTAAMLPRELGGVVDEKLLVYGVKRLSVVDASIQPDLPGAYTQQTVYAVAEKT
- a CDS encoding Quercetin-dioxygenase, translated to MRFSTLAAGLPLVAAAPQGHSFKQTNTTGKTLILDQAPDVSQPYVLRKGSGRAVAVGAQVYRFSVTGNSSAGAFTLMQTNAPDSSELGVLPHIHKTHYENFYCTKGQIQLWAKTNDTDEQARVLTPGDYGAVPQDTVHTFQITDPDTQLTGVIQPGGFEQLFIAIANSEFNSSTGAEFVPAAVNGSSGSNPELISALEAFDVYAQLDFNPRRDLVNGSAGGDEDAWHTAANPLAPDAVTPNFIAKNRGPKYLNADGGVYHLVAPFATADQTASNFTMGTVTLSPLLSNQTANEANLTQPLAFQLEEGALNIAVDGYDAVTLIQGDVVFIPAHTPFTYNALAAFTKFLYVSGGGDGFDYQLLQRAVPWEYATYPVNAGFTVQ
- a CDS encoding adenosine/AMP deaminase, translated to MGSLCSNLEKDDAPGEKNGQGRRDDNHTTRHSSPRLRKPPHHHRRPGSPSPNAHHRRHRHHQTDKEMAQEMIEAHDKIIAGTGGALTRNGLQRHGRQITILDQARTRSATAKKIQDSDDYFRQRIEVMNREKTLAFDFRLTALASPKEIEANTIIQIIKAEDQRLVYDAAEPRQGWGGQNHPRFPADHFLSNVHLINKTRLLGIAIKMPKGAHLHIHFNACLQPHVLLGIAKNMDRMFITSDRPLPPSEDGRTDEEAQNALHLCEIQFSILPPEKENPGDIFSRNYVKRQTMKYSQFLVEFPKHHSNADPEEWLTSKLVFHENEAHNVLQTVHGAWEKFNGRTRMMKGLFNYESAYRKYTRGILEDFVRDNIQYAEIRPNFMETNQLWTDDGTRQIDNVGIMNIIIEEFDRFQQRTKNSFGGLKVIYCTPRSFSNESVAFALDECLRFKQRWPEWIAGFDLVGEESKGRPLRDFISEFLAFRKNCDEAGLDIPFLFHCGETTEIGNDTDGNLVDALLLNSKRIGHGFALARHPYIMEHMKKRGICLEVCPISNEELGLTPRITGHAMYNLLANNVHCTLNSDNGTIFRSTLSHDFYQAMVGKTDMTLHGWRQLIEWSLEHSCMSEEELAVVRADWDKRWESFLDWVIAEYGDVQMMEHDESKA